In a genomic window of Physeter macrocephalus isolate SW-GA chromosome 14, ASM283717v5, whole genome shotgun sequence:
- the C14H16orf82 gene encoding LOW QUALITY PROTEIN: protein TNT (The sequence of the model RefSeq protein was modified relative to this genomic sequence to represent the inferred CDS: inserted 2 bases in 2 codons; deleted 1 base in 1 codon; substituted 2 bases at 2 genomic stop codons), which produces MHLVPAQHCSPSHPTTRLTGTITMGTEPAYQNTPFXRGSLINXASSAQPHHIQHXEAXQEPLPLEKPSQPPPAFLQGRQGESPAWNAQGQGPGLQPPSLEPPSPAWPRNDTGATQEPLRDSGGDLGNTWSRESDMPPSLQHSSLERCSDISRLSSGYAGDEENSEVSLLGGSRIVRLNRRLRAQAGGHQTSQVCAIYSPNQLKSRLASQADSTVQTGREK; this is translated from the exons ATGCACTTGGTGCCAGCCCAGCATtgttctccctcccaccccacc acccgcCTCACAGGCACCATCACCATGGGAACTGAGCCAGCCTATCAGAACACTCCCT TAAGGGGGAGCCTTATAAATTGAGCCTCCTCTGCCCAGCCACACCACATCCAACACTGAGAGG TTCAGGAACCCCTCCCCCTGGAGAAACCAAGTCAGCCGCCCCCTGCTTTCCTCCAGGGTAGACAAGGGGAGTCTCCGGCCTGGAATGCTCAGGGCCAAGGTCCAGGTCTACAGCCACCCAGCTTAGAGCCCCCTTCCCCCGCGTGGCCACGCAATGACACAGGAGCCACTCAGGAGCCCCTGAGAGATTCTGGTGGTGACCTGGGAAACACCTGGAGCCGCGAGAGCGACATGCCGCCGAGCCTGCAGCACTCCAGCCTGGAGAGATGCAGTGACATCAGTCGGTTGAGCAGCGGGTACGCGGGGGATGAGGAGAACAGCGAGGTCAGCTTGCTGGGAGGCAGTCGAATCGTGCGGTTGAACAGAAGGCTCCGCGCCCAGGCAGGCGGCCACCAGACCAGCCAGGTTTGCGCCATCTACTCTCCCAACCAGTTGAAGAGCCGGCTGGCCAGCCAAGCTGACAGCACCGTGCAGACTGGAAGGGAAAAGTGA